One Polypterus senegalus isolate Bchr_013 chromosome 10, ASM1683550v1, whole genome shotgun sequence DNA segment encodes these proteins:
- the arid3a gene encoding AT-rich interactive domain-containing protein 3A yields the protein MAMKLQAVMENLHRQQRAKLQMELEQQQQQQLASHSQAPLTSASNSRKEDSTESKASKSFRQEDVAAEQAPGLQRTQMAALAAMRAAAAGLQRHSDSSLSENGSTVPEEEEDEEEDDEEEGAERYKEMMGSDEEEHIKRKWDEEDFEEEMEDDFDDLDEEEDGEESRAIGDATVGGKTLAHPHRPVQAHSQFLKMKTPVGQDLRIASLPGQGSHSQAVGQDHGDWTYEEQFKQLYELDADPKRKEFLDDLFSFMQKRGTPVNRIPIMAKQVLDLYMLYMLVTEKGGLVEVINKKLWREITKGLNLPTSITSAAFTLRTQYMKYLYPYECDKRGLSNPNELQAAIDSNRREGRRQGFGGTLFTYSPNGTPTMLSSPKLALPSMNVAVVTNGGSLNPIPKIKTEDDGGPVSVSSRMPVALPGHSMVAAQAAAVQAAAAQAAMAAQVAALEQLRDKLDAGEPPEKKMVLMADEQQRIMQRALQQNLLAMSTQIPMNIRINNQESRGESSMSLSSGGLNSINMSVELNGVVYTGVLFAQAAGASSSTPSAPSNSKASGGRSAPSSGLPVSHTSTSSSSCTSNPSP from the exons ATGGCAATGAAGCTGCAAGCCGTCATGGAGAACTTGCACAGGCAGCAGAGGGCCAAACTTCAAATGGAACTTGAGCAACAGCAACAGCAGCAATTAGCCAGCCATTCCCAGGCTCCATTGACATCCGCTTCCAACTCAAGGAAAGAAGACTCGACAGAAAGCAAAGCCAGCAAAAGCTTCAGACAGGAGGACGTGGCTGCAGAACAAGCACCAGGACTGCAGCGCACTCAGATGGCAGCTCTGGCAGCGATGAGGGCAGCAGCGGCGGGACTCCAGAGGCACTCGGATAGTTCACTCTCTGAGAATGGTAGCACAGTCcccgaggaggaggaggatgaggaagaGGATGACGAAGAGGAGGGAGCTGAGCGCTACAAGGAGATGATGGGGTCGGATGAGGAGGAGCACAT caaaagaaaatggGATGAGGAAGACTTTGAAGAGGAAATGGAAGACGATTTTGATGACTTGGATGAGGAAGAGGACGGTGAAGAGAGTAGAGCCATAGGAGATGCAACTGTAGGTGGTAAGACCTTGGCTCACCCTCACCGTCCAGTTCAGGCTCACTCACAGTTCCTGAAGATGAAGACCCCTGTAGGCCAGGACCTGCGCATAGCCAGCCTCCCGGGGCAGGGGTCCCACAGCCAGGCAGTGGGTCAGGATCACGGCGACTGGACGTACGAAGAACAGTTCAAACAG CTCTATGAACTCGATGCAGATCCGAAGCGTAAAGAGTTTCTGGACGACCTCTTCAGTTTCATGCAGAAGCGAG GGACTCCGGTCAATCGGATTCCCATCATGGCCAAGCAGGTGCTGGATCTCTACATGCTGTACATGCTTGTGACCGAGAAGGGTGGCCTGGTGGAGGTCATAAACAAGAAGCTGTGGAGAGAAATCACAAAAGGCCTCAACTTGCCTACCTCGATCACCAGTGCAGCATTCACCCTCAGGACCCA ATACATGAAGTATCTGTACCCTTACGAATGTGACAAGCGGGGACTCAGCAACCCTAATGAACTGCAGGCAGCCATTGACAGCAATAGAAGAGAAGGCCGCAGACAAGGCTTTGGGGGGACCCTCTTCACCTACTCCCCCAATGGGACTCCCACTATGCTGTCCTCTCCCAAGCTGGCCTTGCCCAGTATGAATGTAGCTGTAGTGACCAATGGAGGATCTCTGAATCCCATCCCAAAGATCAAAACAG aAGATGATGGCGGGCCTGTGTCAGTGTCAAGCCGCATGCCAGTGGCGTTGCCCGGTCACTCCATGGTGGCAGCACAGGCGGCAGCTGTACAGGCGGCAGCAGCGCAGGCAGCCATGGCTGCTCAGGTGGCTGCTCTGGAACAGCTGCGGGACAAGCTGGATGCAGGAGAGCcacctgaaaaaaaaatggtgctgATGGCAGATGAGCAGCAGAGAATCATGCAGCGAGCCCTGCAGCAGAATTTGCTGGCTATGAGTACCCAGATTCCCATGAACATCCGCATAAACAACCAAG AAAGCCGCGGCGAATCCAGTATGAGCCTTTCATCAGGTGGCCTCAACAGCATCAACATGTCCGTGGAGCTCAATGGTGTCGTCTACACAG GGGTACTGTTTGCTCAGGCAGCAGGCGCCAGCTCATCTACACCCTCTGCACCCAGCAACAGCAAGGCAAGTGGTGGCCGAAGCGCCCCCAGCTCGGGACTTCCTGTTTCTCACACATCTACCTCATCGTCTTCGTGCACCTCCAACCCCTCGCCTTAG